AAGTGCCTCTCGTATGTCGAAATCGGCAAGACCGAAGGGCGGCTCATCGCCGGCGGCGAGACGCCGTCGATCGACGGCGGGTACTATCTGACACCCACGGTGTTCGACGACGTGAAGCCCGGCGCGCGGCTCGATCAGGAAGAGATCTTCGGGCCCATCCTCGCGCTCATTCGCGGCGAGGGAGGCATCGAGGGCATGATCCGCGTGGCGAACGCGACCGAGTTCGGGCTGACGGGCGCCATCTGGACGAACGACCGCATGTCGGTCGAGTACGCCAAACGGCACTTCCACGTCGGGAATCTCTACATCAACCGCAAGTGCACCGGCGCGCTCGTGGACGTGCACCCCTTCGGCGGATTCAACATGAGCGGAACCGATTCGAAAGCCGGTGGACGCGACTATCTCCTCCTGTTCACGCAGGCCAAATCCATCAGCGAGAAATTCAACTAGACCGGGCGTCGTCATGGCCCGAACCGACCGCCGCATTCTGAACGACCCGCGATTCGGCCACGCGCGGGGCGAACCCGTCGTCATTCGCTTCGAAGGCCGGGATCTGGCCGCGTTCGACGGCGAACCGGTCAGCGTCGCGCTCCACGCGTCGGGCGTCGATATCCTCTCACGAAGCCTGAAGTTCCACCGACCGCGCGGGCTGTTTTGCGCCAAAGGTCATTGCGGCCGATGCCTCATGCGCATCGACGGCGTGCCGAACATGAACGGTTGCCGGGTTCGCTGCGCGTCGGGGATGTCGGTGCTGCGTGAGCCGGGCTATCCGAGCGCCGACTTCGACGTGCTCGGCGCGTCCGACCTGCTGTTTCGCGACCAGCTCGACTACCACCACATGGGCACGTCCTCGCGCGCGTCGATCCGCGCGATCACGCGGCTCGTGCGCGGCGTTTCCGGTCTCGGCGAGTTGCCGGACCTGATGCCGACGCCGGAGAAAACGATCGGCGACCTTCACACCGAGGTCCTTGTTGTCGGTGGCGGCCTCGCCGGGCTCGGCATCGGCGCGACGCTCTCCGAGGCGGGAATCGGAGTTGTCCTGGTCGACTCTGACAAGGCCGGAGGGCGGTGGCTCGACGCCTTCGACGAAAACAGCAGCGCGCCCCGTGCCCGGGCCGATCAGCTTCGTTCGCGGATCGAGGCCGCGGGCGGTCGAGCGCTCTCGCGAACGGAGGCGATCGGATTTTTCGAGGAGGGGTTCTCGGTGGTGCGGGACGCCGATGGCCTGAAACGGGTGCATGCGGCGCGAACCGTCGTCTGCACGGGTTCGTACGACCGGAGCGCGGCCTTCGTGCAAAACGATCTCCCGGGGGTGATGAGTGCCCGAGCGACCGAAGCACTGGCAGTGCGATACGGCGTGACGCCCGGCGAAAGAGTGATGATCTGGGGCGACGGTCTGAACGGCGCGCGAACGGCGCTGATGTTGATCATCGCGGGTGTCGAATTGGTTGCGATGGCGACGCCGTCCGATTTGCTAGTGGCTTCGCCCGAAGACATCGACGCGATTCGGGCGTCGGGTTGCGCGATTCTGACCGGCCATCACCTTCGCGCGGCCAAAGGGCGGCGGCGCGTGAGCGGCGTCGAATTCGAATCGGCTTCCGCGAACCGCCGCGCGGGCACATGCGACACGCTGATTCTCGATCTGCCGCCGCTCCCGGCGTTTGAGCTGGTCGCGCAGTCGGGAGCGCGCGTGACGTGGGATGGCGATCACGGTCGATTCGTGCCGGAGCGCGACGACGCCGGACGCACGACGCGCACCGACGTGTACGTCGCGGGTGAAGCGGCGGGTGTCGCGCCGCGCGCCGACCTCATCGAGGCCGACGCGTCACGCGTGGCGGACGCCATCGTTCGCGACCTT
This DNA window, taken from Deltaproteobacteria bacterium, encodes the following:
- a CDS encoding (2Fe-2S)-binding protein; amino-acid sequence: MARTDRRILNDPRFGHARGEPVVIRFEGRDLAAFDGEPVSVALHASGVDILSRSLKFHRPRGLFCAKGHCGRCLMRIDGVPNMNGCRVRCASGMSVLREPGYPSADFDVLGASDLLFRDQLDYHHMGTSSRASIRAITRLVRGVSGLGELPDLMPTPEKTIGDLHTEVLVVGGGLAGLGIGATLSEAGIGVVLVDSDKAGGRWLDAFDENSSAPRARADQLRSRIEAAGGRALSRTEAIGFFEEGFSVVRDADGLKRVHAARTVVCTGSYDRSAAFVQNDLPGVMSARATEALAVRYGVTPGERVMIWGDGLNGARTALMLIIAGVELVAMATPSDLLVASPEDIDAIRASGCAILTGHHLRAAKGRRRVSGVEFESASANRRAGTCDTLILDLPPLPAFELVAQSGARVTWDGDHGRFVPERDDAGRTTRTDVYVAGEAAGVAPRADLIEADASRVADAIVRDLRGGGRP